GACGCTCTGGGCCACGGCGCGGGCCGCGCCGATGAGGCCCCATTTGTTGGCCGAGGCCCAGCCCGCCAGACACAGGGCCAGCACGTTCAGCCCGGCGTAGGCCAGGATGAGCAGCAGCCCCACGTTGGTCTCCAGGGCGTAAAGGTTCTCGCCGAAGGGGATGGGCAGGAACATGACGAAGACCGGCAGGAAGGCCATGATCGGCGCGAGCCAGAAAAGGAAGAAGTCGGCCCCGCGCGGCGTGGAGAGCTGCTTGCCCACGAGCTTCACGGCGTCGGCCAGGGTCTGCAGGATGCCATGCGGTCCGACCTCGTAGGGGCCGGGTCGCCGCTGGATGAAGCCCGCGACCTTTCGTTCCACGTAGACGAGCACCGTGGCGTTCAGGCCCACGAAGGCGGCCAGGGCCAAAAGGCCCACCAGCAGGCGCACCAGCGGATCGGGGATGACCAGCGCGACGTTCGGATCGGGAGACGACCAGGAGCTTATGTTCATCTGTCAATCTCCGGGATGACGAGGTCGAGGCTTCCCAGGATGGATACCGCGTCGGAAAGGAGCGTTCCCCTGGCCACCTCGGCGAAGCACGACAGGTTCGAGTACGAGGGCGAGCGCAGTTTGATCCTGTAGGGCGTGCGTCCGCCGTCCGAGGCCACGTAGATGACGATCTTGCCCCGCGCGCCTTCCACGGCGAAGCAGGACTCTCCCTTGGGCGCGCTCCACTTGGGCTTGGGCGCGCTCTTGGAGAGGAAGGGGCCTTCGGGGATGGTGGCGATGGCCTGCTCGATGATCCGAAGCGACTGCTCGATCTCGTCCATGCGCACCATGTAGCGGGCCAGGGCGTCGCCCTCGGGATAGGTCGGGATCTCGTAGTCGAAGCGGTCGTATACGGAGTAGGGCTCGGCCCGGCGCGTGTCGTAGGCCACGCCAGCGCCCCGGATCACGGGGCCGGTGCAGCCGTAGCGGCGGCAGACGTCCAGGTCCATGATGCCGATGTCCTCGACGCGCTTTCTGAGGATCACGTTCTCCGTGACTAGATCGCGGTACATGGGCAGGCGCGAGCGCAGGTAGGGCACGAGGTCCGAAAGGCCCTTGAGGAATCTCTCGGAGAGGTCGGCCGAGACGCCGCCCAGGCGGTGGTAGCAGTAGGTCAGCCGCGAGCCCGTTGGTTCCTGCAGAAGGTCCATGATGCGTTCGCGGTCGTCGAAGGCGTACATGATCGGGGTGAATGCGCCCAGGTCCAAAAGATACGCGCCCCACCACAAGAGATGCGATGAGACGCGGTTCAGTTCGCAGGTAATGACCCGGATGTATTCGGCGCGTTCGGGAACCTCGAGTTCGGCCAGTTTCTCCACCGCGCCCACGTAAGCCCAGTTCCAGGCCAGGGCGTGCAGGTAATCCACGCGCCCCATGTTCGGCAGGTACTGCACGAAGCTGCGGTTCTCGGCCATCTTCTCGTGCATGCGGTGCACGTAACCGAGCACGGGTTCGCTGCGTACGATGTACTCGCCGTCGAGTTCCACGATGATCCGCAGCACTCCGTGGGTCGATGGGTGCTGCGGCCCCATGTTGACGATGAGCGTTTCGTCGTTGTCCGAGGCCTTGAAGTGCCGTGTGTAGAAGTCGCCGCCGGGGAAGAAGCTCATTGTCCGTCCTCCTTGGCGTTCGTGGCCGTGGCGGCCTCGGCGGTGGCCTTGGCCTCGGCTTCGGCCTTGGCGGCGGCCGCGGCCTCGATCTCCTCGCGGGAGACGAAGGCGGGCCAGCATTCGGCCTTGATGAATTCATCCACGATGTTGGAAAGCGGTTTCCTGTCGTCGAAGGCGCGCGCCAGCGGCGGCTCGATCTGATCCTCGGCCAGGAGCAGGGG
The genomic region above belongs to Alkalidesulfovibrio alkalitolerans DSM 16529 and contains:
- a CDS encoding NADH-quinone oxidoreductase subunit D; this translates as MSFFPGGDFYTRHFKASDNDETLIVNMGPQHPSTHGVLRIIVELDGEYIVRSEPVLGYVHRMHEKMAENRSFVQYLPNMGRVDYLHALAWNWAYVGAVEKLAELEVPERAEYIRVITCELNRVSSHLLWWGAYLLDLGAFTPIMYAFDDRERIMDLLQEPTGSRLTYCYHRLGGVSADLSERFLKGLSDLVPYLRSRLPMYRDLVTENVILRKRVEDIGIMDLDVCRRYGCTGPVIRGAGVAYDTRRAEPYSVYDRFDYEIPTYPEGDALARYMVRMDEIEQSLRIIEQAIATIPEGPFLSKSAPKPKWSAPKGESCFAVEGARGKIVIYVASDGGRTPYRIKLRSPSYSNLSCFAEVARGTLLSDAVSILGSLDLVIPEIDR